The Marasmius oreades isolate 03SP1 chromosome 11, whole genome shotgun sequence genome includes a region encoding these proteins:
- a CDS encoding uncharacterized protein (BUSCO:EOG09260A27): MTGEHRARSIESRSENSETSETDVSRRSDHTSESVRTAILAVPFNGNNGASNASSSPVTNAKPSISFTNSANSLSRAGLLHPRVHRANLEDNPKSSPVTENPSPGPHLMDAARRRPSFLHRTSTASTGSLPQSFRSQIAPNFDSHPHTKVQSHNQDDIRSRTMQLSEMMLSATSFQHPLLDNVDVPEFVLSTGPDAAPQLEGDPHTQNIAANLDADLFPYKSGLSMMLKRQSPSNSSPSTPATPTDRTPAHDEQVLRSGSPTPVPTRLHSPGPDSPSNRVNFHIPIGEPNSSPSRQRSIKWDPSLDTQPSRPAHHPMPRSPPPDPESQPLLSTLRLHPHDSHYGTVVPSPTLVATPDMKKLSPRWLWSKVVKKAAQTLALPSTVKGMNFQDVGKQAVASLPAVMLGCLLNILDGVSYGMLIFPTSEPFTDLGPMGVSLFFITAVVAQFVYVLGGSGFGGANGSMMIEVVPFFHILAQTIASEIGVERGREVIATTLAAYAISSLLTGLAFLLLGALKLGVIIGFFPRHILVGCIGGVGVFLIQTGLTVSLRIPDDNFAYNWDLFKLLFLDTGKLVLWVVPAGLALLLRLITMRWKGQLVFPIYFVIIPIVFYVIVAAARLDLNELRRDGWVFDVGGGDRNWWEVYGYLDIKLIHWGPLWATLPTQFALLFFNILHPPLNVPALSVSLDQDINTNKELVGHGYSNLLAGVVGTIPNYLVYVNTLLFYRVGGNTRIAGFLLGVVNMVLLWIGAGPIRYLPVCMVGALIFVLGWDLVKEAVWDTRGRVSRTEFITIASIMVAMTVWNFVIGVLFGIIVSCFFFVIQNSQGRSIRSLHTGETVMSTVRRPSSQRAYIKEVSKQTTILRLQGFLFFGTITYVEEAIREVVEGPSYEQNPVRFLVLDLALVAGLDMSSAEAFVRVHRLLRQKGITMVLCGFGVDSEMGRALRSVEVLEAEGVELFEGFGDAIEWTENCYLRAWFRAQKELVLPFALPGRQDTDPLSPGSHTSAATSPRRSHLNDVGFRTIANDIPPPATAEAHPEPYNTLVKVFSSFGGISSDDILTLMTYLQRMSLPEGHVLWKQGDESDGLYFIESGVLRASYCFSMHSPAVEESMVSGTLAGELSALSDLERNATVWVERDAVVWKLSRGEFVRLERENPGLDMVVFRMVLKSAKVDHDILLSALATRQ; the protein is encoded by the exons ATGACTGGCGAGCACCGTGCACGTTCCATAGAGTCACGCAGCGAAAACTCAGAAACTAGCGAGACAGATGTCAGTCGAAGGAGTGATCATACCTCCGAAAGCGTTCGTACGGCAATCCTCGCTGTTCCCTTCAATGGCAATAATGGAGCAAGTAACGCAAGTAGCAGCCCAGTCACGAATGCAAAACCTTCTATTTCGTTCACGAACAGTGCGAATTCTCTAAGTCGAGCTGG TCTGCTTCACCCAAGGGTCCACCGCGCCAATTTGGAAGATAATCCCAAATCATCCCCAGTTACCGAGAACCCGTCCCCAGGTCCTCATCTCATGGATGCCGCGAGAAGGCGTCCCAGTTTCCTGCACCGAACCAGTACAGCTTCGACAGGGTCCCTCCCTCAATCTTTTAGAAGTCAAATCGCGCCTAATTTTGATTCCCATCCACACACCAAAGTTCAGAGTCATAATCAAGATGACATACGCTCGCGCACCATGCAGTTGTCTGAGATGATGCTCTCTGCAACGAGTTTCCAACATCCTCTGCTTGACAACGTGGACGTGCCGGAGTTTGTACTCTCTACAGGCCCCGATGCCGCGCCTCAGCTCGAGGGTGACCCCCATACACAGAACATAGCTGCAAACCTTGATGCCGATCTTTTCCCTTACAAGTCCGGTCTTTCGATGATGTTGAAGCGCCAAAGcccttcaaattcttctcCCAGTACTCCTGCTACCCCTACCGATCGTACACCTGCACATGATGAGCAAGTTCTCCGCTCGGGATCACCGACACCTGTGCCTACCAGATTACATTCTCCGGGGCCCGACAGCCCGTCGAATAGAGTCAATTTCCATATTCCAATCGGCGAGCCGAATTCTTCCCCATCACGACAAAGATCTATAAAGTGGGATCCCAGTCTAGACACCCAGCCAAGTCGACCGGCTCATCATCCCATGCCCAGGTCGCCTCCCCCTGATCCAGAGTCACAGCCGCTTCTATCGACATTGAGGCTTCATCCCCATGATTCGCACTATGGAACGGTAGTGCCTTCCCCGACTCTAGTGGCAACACCGGATATGAAAAAGCTTTCTCCGAGGTGGTTATGGTCTAAAGTTGTGAAGAAGGCGGCGCAGACGCTCGCGTTGCCCAGTACGGTCAAAGGAATGAACTTCCAGGATGTGGGGAAGCAGGCTGTGGCGTCCTTGCCTGCCGTGATGTTGGGGTGTTTATTGAATATCTTGGATGGGGTTTCCT atggaATGCTCATCTTCCCCACGTCAGAACCATTCACGGACTTGGGTCCGATGGGGGTTTCGTTGTTTTTTATAACAGCCGTCGTGGCTCAGTTCGTGTATGTCTTGGGTGGGAGTGGGTTCGGTGGAGCGAACGGGAGTATGATGATTGAGGTCGTCCCGTTTTTCCATATTTTAGCGCAAACTATTGCGTCTGAGATCGGAGTGGAGAGGGGCAGGGAGGTTATAGCTACGACGCTTGCGGCTTATGCAATTAGTAGTTTGTTGACAG GTCTGGCGTTCCTTCTTTTAGGCGCGTTGAAACTAGGAGTGATTATTGGTTTTTTCCCGAGACATATTCTCGTGGGGTGCATCGGAGGTGTTGGTGTGTTTTTGATTCAAACTGG GCTAACTGTTTCTCTCCGGATACCTGACGACAACTTTGCGTATAATTGGGACTTGTTCAAGCTTTTGTTCTTAGATACAGGGAAGTTGGTCCTTTGGGTTGTGCCGGCTGGCTTGGCGTTGCTGTTGAGGTTGATAACTATGAGGTGGAAGGGGCAGTTGGTTTTCCCCATCT ACTTTGTTATCATCCCGATCGTATTCTACGTGATCGTCGCTGCTGCTCGACTTGATCTGAACGAGTTGAGGCGTGATGGATGGGTTTTTGACGTAGGAGGCGGTGACCGGAATTGGTGGGAGGTTTATGGGTATCTTG ACATCAAGTTGATTCACTGGGGTCCGCTTTGGGCTACGCTGCCCACGCAGTTTGCTTT ACTGTTCTTCAACATCCTTCATCCACCGTTGAATGTCCCTGCCTTGT CGGTGTCATTGGACCAGGATATTAACACCAACAAAGAACTCGTAGGACATGGATACTCGAATTTACTTGCTGGGGTCGTTGGAACTAT CCCGAACTATTTGGTATACGTGAACACTCTACTATTCTACCGCGTCGGCGGAAACACCCGTATCGCCGGGTTTCTGTTGGGAGTCGTCAACATGGTGTTGTTGTGGATCGGAGCGGGGCCGATAAGGTATCTACCTGTTTGTATGGTTGGGGCGTTAATTTTCGTGCTTGGGTGGGATTTGGTGAAGGAGGCTGTTTGGGATACGAGGGGAAGGGTTAGTAG GACTGAGTTCATAACCATTGCGAGTATCATGGTAGCAATGACTGTTTGGAATTTTGTTATTGGTGTGTTGTTTGGGATTATTGTGAGCT gcttcttcttcgtcatccaGAATTCGCAGGGGAGAAGTATCCGCTCGTTGCACACCGGGGAGACGGTTATGTCGACGGTGCGAAGGCCAAGTTCGCAGAGAGCGTATATAAAGGAGGTATCGAAGCAGACGACTATACTCCGATTGCAAG gattcctcttcttcggaaCGATCACATACGTTGAAGAGGCTATACGAGAAGTTGTCGAAGGCCCATCGTACGAACAAAATCCTGTCCGGTTTTTGGTTTTAGATCTAGCGCTAGTGGCTGGGTTGGATATGTCTAGTGCAGAGGCGTTTGTTCGTGTGCATAGGTTATTGAGACAAAAGGGGATCACGATGGTGCTTTGTGGGTTTGGAGTCGATAGTGAGATGGGTAGGGCGTTGAGGAGTGTGGAAGTGCTTGAGGCGGAGGGTGTTGAGTTGTTTGAAGGGTTTGGGGATGCGATCGAGT GGACGGAGAATTGTTATTTGAGAGCGTGGTTCAGAGCACAGAAAGAGCTAGTGCTTCCGTTCG CTTTACCTGGAAGGCAAGACACAGATCCACTTTCTCCTGGTTCTCACACTAGCGCTGCAACATCCCCTCGTCGATCCCATCTAAATGACGTTGGGTTTAGGACGATCGCGAACG ATATTCCGCCACCAGCTACCGCCGAGGCGCATCCGGAACCTTACAACACCCTTGTCAAAGTCTTCTCATCCTTCGGTGGTATCAGTTCTGACGATATCCTCACCTTAATGACGTACCTCCAACGGATGTCTCTTCCTGAAGGCCACGTTCTTTGGAAGCAAGGGGACGAGTCGGATGGGCTGTATTTCATCGAAAGTGGTGTTTTGAGAGCATCTTATTGCTTCTCCATGCACAGTCCGGCTGTGGAGGAATCGATGGTGTCCGGTACGCTTGCGGGAGAGTTGTCGGCGTTGAGTGATTTGGAGAGGAATGCGACTGTTTGGGTGGAGAGAGATGCGGTTGTGTGGAAGTTGAGTAGAGGGGAGTTCGTGAGGCTGGAGAGGGAGAATCCGGGACTTGACATGGTTGTGTTTAGGATGGTATTGAAAT CTGCGAAGGTGGATCATGATATTTTGTTGTCTGCTTTGGCGACCAGACAGTAG